From one Candidatus Rhodoluna planktonica genomic stretch:
- a CDS encoding Mur ligase family protein: MRYLPALLIGRLLRALVRMVRPGGGSALPGLVLSKIAPGVLKRALSAFPQGIYLVSGSAGKSTTTKMLVAILREHGLSVFTNPSTANINQGFYSTLIQLGSLTGRLPGEVAVLEVDEGHALTIAKLVKPKGVVILNVTEDQLDRFVDPSLVRDKLTDLAQEATDFVALNASDQNMLILAGSIQLQPTWFSIDHSLRVLSEIGLGYAPTYLDALDEPVTENLVVGMDGRKTIVSLGSERVEFNLPNRGVHFAIDAVAALTGAKKILQSRFDPTVAEKCLNQLPPVFARGELREVRGQLVEFNLVQNPPSFQLNLDYLPDDADCIFVGIGRDVHDPSWLWTVDTEKLDHVAMVAGYNAAEITLKLRAGGSIIDEVVYDLEEAIEKYFELPVPPVGYKTVIFSADVMRRMRRYLGLTNPEDVSRI, from the coding sequence ATGCGTTATCTGCCGGCCCTCCTTATTGGGCGTCTGCTGCGTGCTCTGGTGCGCATGGTCAGGCCGGGTGGCGGTTCGGCACTGCCAGGACTGGTGCTTTCTAAAATTGCCCCCGGTGTTTTGAAGCGGGCTTTGTCTGCGTTTCCACAAGGTATTTACCTGGTCTCCGGTTCAGCAGGAAAATCGACGACCACCAAAATGTTGGTTGCCATTCTTCGGGAACACGGTTTGAGTGTATTCACGAATCCATCTACAGCAAACATCAACCAGGGCTTCTACTCGACCTTGATTCAGTTAGGTTCGCTGACCGGCAGGCTTCCGGGTGAAGTCGCCGTACTCGAGGTTGACGAGGGCCACGCGCTAACCATTGCAAAATTGGTGAAGCCAAAAGGTGTTGTAATCCTGAACGTAACCGAGGATCAGTTAGACCGATTCGTCGATCCGAGTTTAGTTAGAGACAAGCTGACTGACCTTGCTCAGGAAGCCACAGATTTTGTCGCTCTCAACGCGAGTGATCAAAACATGCTCATTTTGGCTGGATCAATTCAACTGCAGCCAACCTGGTTCTCAATTGATCACTCGCTTCGTGTTCTCAGTGAGATTGGTTTAGGGTATGCGCCAACCTATTTAGATGCTCTAGATGAGCCAGTTACCGAAAACCTTGTCGTTGGAATGGATGGACGCAAAACGATTGTTTCGTTGGGCTCCGAGCGCGTCGAATTCAACTTGCCGAACCGTGGCGTTCACTTCGCCATTGATGCGGTTGCCGCACTAACCGGCGCGAAGAAAATTCTGCAATCTAGGTTTGATCCGACAGTGGCCGAAAAGTGTCTAAACCAACTGCCTCCAGTTTTCGCGAGGGGAGAGCTGCGCGAGGTGAGAGGACAGTTAGTCGAATTCAATCTGGTTCAAAATCCGCCAAGTTTTCAACTAAACCTCGACTACTTACCAGATGATGCTGACTGCATTTTTGTCGGTATTGGCCGTGATGTTCACGATCCAAGTTGGTTGTGGACTGTCGATACTGAGAAGTTGGATCATGTAGCGATGGTCGCAGGTTACAACGCAGCCGAAATTACCCTCAAACTTCGAGCTGGCGGCTCAATCATCGACGAAGTTGTATATGACCTGGAAGAAGCAATCGAGAAGTATTTTGAGCTACCGGTTCCACCCGTTGGTTACAAGACAGTGATTTTTTCCGCAGATGTTATGCGTCGCATGCGCCGCTACCTTGGTCTAACAAATCCTGAGGATGTGAGCCGCATTTGA
- a CDS encoding RNA polymerase sigma factor translates to MAKSEEQGAKKRGFFANLLHPQEKTSGEVSSNKKESREISTSAIASNPKVNKTAKASTKTEAKPAIKEAKPAAKAVKQSQETVTKPKSAKAAAPASAKATKSTEAKAAKGTEAKVKAAKPESKVEPKVSEKAKVAKASAKPEVSDFVEEAVVESPATAAKKTTAKAKPAKAAKLPKGLEEDEEELDEEELGSVEEIVAEATSSVDLATEEDSLEDETEDEEKIVVPEGALVLSNREEDDIPAITTTITGATADPVKDYLKQIGKVALLNAELEVELAKRIEAGLFAEEKLATSKNLTREMERDLKWVVKDGQRAKSHLLEANLRLVVSLAKRYTGRGMQFLDLIQEGNLGLIRAVEKFDYTKGYKFSTYATWWIRQAITRAMADQARTIRIPVHMVEVINKLARVQRQLLQDLGREPTPEELARELDMTPEKVVEVQKYGREPISLSTRLGEDGDSEFGDLIEDTEAVVPADAVGFTMLQRELERILDSLHPREAGVIRSRFGLGDGVQKTLDQIGEEFGVTRERIRQIESKTMSKLRHPSRSQMLRDYLDN, encoded by the coding sequence ATGGCCAAGTCAGAGGAACAGGGCGCCAAGAAGCGCGGTTTTTTTGCGAACCTGCTGCACCCGCAGGAAAAGACTTCGGGGGAAGTTTCGAGCAACAAGAAAGAATCTAGAGAAATTTCTACTTCAGCAATCGCGTCAAACCCGAAAGTTAACAAGACTGCAAAGGCTTCAACGAAGACGGAGGCTAAGCCTGCCATCAAAGAAGCCAAGCCTGCTGCAAAGGCCGTGAAGCAGTCTCAAGAGACTGTCACAAAACCTAAGTCGGCAAAGGCCGCAGCGCCCGCATCGGCAAAAGCTACCAAAAGCACTGAGGCGAAGGCAGCCAAGGGCACTGAGGCGAAAGTTAAGGCTGCAAAACCCGAATCTAAGGTTGAACCCAAAGTCTCCGAAAAGGCAAAGGTTGCTAAGGCTTCTGCCAAGCCTGAGGTTTCTGACTTTGTCGAAGAGGCTGTTGTTGAAAGCCCGGCTACAGCTGCAAAGAAAACCACCGCAAAGGCAAAGCCTGCAAAAGCCGCAAAGCTTCCAAAAGGTTTAGAAGAGGATGAGGAAGAGCTCGACGAAGAAGAGCTCGGCTCGGTAGAAGAAATTGTCGCCGAGGCAACGTCATCCGTTGATTTAGCGACCGAAGAAGATTCGCTCGAAGACGAAACTGAAGACGAAGAGAAGATAGTCGTCCCTGAGGGTGCGTTGGTTCTATCCAACCGCGAGGAAGACGATATCCCGGCCATCACCACCACCATTACCGGTGCTACTGCAGACCCCGTCAAGGATTACCTCAAGCAGATCGGTAAAGTCGCACTGCTCAATGCTGAACTAGAAGTTGAGTTGGCAAAGCGAATCGAGGCCGGTCTTTTTGCTGAGGAGAAGCTGGCAACGTCGAAGAACCTCACTCGCGAAATGGAACGCGATTTAAAGTGGGTTGTTAAAGATGGCCAGCGTGCGAAGAGTCACCTCCTAGAGGCGAACCTGCGTTTGGTTGTCTCGTTGGCTAAGCGCTATACCGGCCGCGGAATGCAATTCCTAGACCTCATCCAAGAGGGAAATCTGGGCCTCATCCGCGCAGTTGAAAAGTTTGACTACACCAAGGGCTACAAGTTCTCAACGTACGCAACCTGGTGGATTCGTCAGGCGATTACACGTGCCATGGCAGACCAGGCGAGAACGATTCGTATTCCAGTTCACATGGTTGAGGTAATTAACAAACTTGCTAGAGTTCAGCGCCAGCTTCTCCAAGATCTCGGAAGAGAGCCGACTCCTGAAGAGCTCGCTCGCGAACTAGACATGACTCCCGAGAAGGTTGTCGAGGTTCAGAAGTACGGAAGAGAACCAATTTCGCTTTCGACTCGGCTTGGTGAAGATGGCGATAGCGAATTTGGCGACCTGATTGAAGACACTGAAGCGGTTGTTCCGGCTGATGCGGTAGGTTTCACAATGCTTCAGCGAGAATTAGAGCGAATCCTCGACTCCTTGCATCCTCGAGAAGCCGGCGTAATCAGAAGCCGATTCGGTCTTGGCGATGGTGTTCAGAAAACTCTTGATCAAATTGGTGAAGAATTCGGCGTTACTCGCGAGCGCATTCGACAAATAGAGTCAAAGACGATGTCTAAATTGCGTCACCCTTCCCGATCACAGATGCTTAGAGACTATCTAGACAACTAA
- a CDS encoding MFS transporter — translation MRLILGVATLAYFAAVVNRSSMGVASLDAAERFQVSAADLSLLTVVQLATYALFQIPVGLVLDRVGSKFTISLGVAAIGLGQLLVGYTDMLFLALVGRIAVGFGDAFVFISMLRLVNGWIHGPKATKIQQLLTNLGQLGQIFSAIPFVGLLHNIGWNAAFWVIGFFSLAVSLVVITLIQDPVNHERPETIRHAFAGLRQSVRQPVVRMAFWVHYSLQSAASVFILLWGYPYLVVGQRVDPALASLLLGSFVIAGFLTGPIVAQLCTRFPLRRSNLVFAFGGFAIFAWALVLSFPAPAPIWVVILLVIALAMAGPASMIAFDLTRSSVDFSKLGSANGFVNIGGFLATFCMMYASGLVVDLYTGGSRFGLGINPEAFRLAMLVPLVNLLFGLSMVALERRKSRAVLAAQGIRVSPLLSAAKNKLWK, via the coding sequence TTGCGACTCATTTTAGGAGTTGCAACTCTTGCATACTTTGCTGCAGTAGTTAACCGAAGCAGTATGGGCGTCGCATCTTTGGATGCCGCCGAGCGATTCCAAGTCTCAGCGGCAGACCTTAGTCTGCTTACCGTTGTGCAGTTAGCAACGTACGCACTTTTTCAAATTCCAGTCGGTTTAGTTCTCGACCGAGTTGGCTCCAAATTCACAATTTCTCTCGGTGTTGCCGCAATTGGCCTTGGTCAACTTCTGGTTGGCTATACCGACATGCTGTTTCTCGCCTTGGTCGGCCGAATTGCCGTGGGTTTTGGTGATGCTTTTGTATTCATTTCAATGCTGCGCCTGGTCAATGGTTGGATTCATGGACCAAAGGCCACAAAGATTCAGCAACTGCTTACCAACTTGGGGCAGTTGGGCCAGATATTTTCTGCCATTCCTTTTGTCGGGTTGCTGCACAACATCGGTTGGAATGCTGCCTTCTGGGTGATTGGTTTTTTCAGTTTGGCTGTTTCGCTTGTCGTGATCACGCTCATTCAAGATCCGGTCAATCACGAAAGACCCGAGACAATCCGCCACGCTTTTGCCGGGCTTCGGCAATCAGTCCGGCAACCCGTTGTGCGTATGGCTTTCTGGGTTCATTACAGCCTGCAGAGCGCCGCATCCGTTTTCATCTTGTTATGGGGATACCCCTACCTCGTTGTCGGACAGCGTGTTGATCCCGCTCTAGCAAGTCTTCTTCTTGGATCATTCGTTATCGCAGGATTCTTGACCGGTCCGATTGTTGCTCAGCTGTGCACCCGCTTCCCGCTGCGAAGATCCAATTTAGTATTTGCCTTTGGCGGCTTTGCAATTTTCGCCTGGGCACTCGTGCTGTCCTTTCCAGCCCCAGCGCCAATTTGGGTGGTCATTTTGTTGGTTATTGCCTTGGCTATGGCTGGTCCGGCATCAATGATTGCCTTTGACTTGACTCGCAGTTCAGTAGATTTTTCAAAACTTGGATCTGCCAATGGATTTGTTAACATCGGTGGTTTTCTTGCGACTTTCTGCATGATGTACGCAAGTGGTTTGGTTGTAGATCTCTACACGGGAGGCTCAAGATTTGGCCTGGGAATCAACCCTGAAGCTTTCCGGCTGGCGATGTTAGTTCCTCTGGTCAACTTATTGTTCGGACTAAGCATGGTTGCCCTAGAGCGCAGAAAATCTCGAGCCGTACTGGCCGCGCAAGGAATCAGGGTTTCTCCGCTTTTGTCAGCGGCGAAAAACAAATTGTGGAAATAA